A genome region from Heliangelus exortis chromosome 12, bHelExo1.hap1, whole genome shotgun sequence includes the following:
- the LOC139801422 gene encoding semaphorin-3D-like isoform X2 encodes MQTGPGLPLAILLLCLLVQHSGRSKAWKEHAPRLRLTYKDLLKSNSSRLLLASGDELNFQALLLDEDRAWLMVGAKNHIFLLHLDHPSREPEKIFWPASREQVEHCQLAGKNVETECANFIRLLQPFNRSHVFACGTGSYQPVCAFIQLGARGKGPGAPTMHLVTHSLESGRGRCPYSPHEPFTGLLIDRELYSGTSSDFMGSSAAFFRTWVHGAEQSYIRTEQNQDHWLHEPAFVGAYAIPDTYNPHDDKVYIFFRETAMEAGQWERRHIHARVARVCKNDVGGKRSLINRWSTFLKARLVCSIPGPQGTETHFDQLEDVFLLRTRDPQNPLVFGLFTVSSGVFSGSAVCIYSMAAVRAAFSGPFAHKEGFDYRWVEYKGRVPYPRPGTCPSETYDPLLRSTKDFPDEVISFMRSHQLMWEPVYPQGRQPVLVRVNVPYRLQRLLVHRLEMESRHYDVLFLGTDEGKVLKVGLAGGASRGTEVISLEEISVTKVPSPILDMKLSPKRQELFVSSTHGLLQLSLYRCELYGKTCTDCCLARDPYCTWDSRTCAPQLLTEKRRARCQDVLNSDPLSQCQDTTEGIAAMEKLVFGVEKNSTFLECLARSPQTTVRWLVQHGEEMGLSEIRNNGHFSVLEQGLLIRQLSREDVGTYECQAVERSFSRPLTRYSLRVIRHEATEVPSYKWSKGAELGGTHQSPRPRIDLHPGYKGFPRALGAPGTSLDAYCNALRHQERQRQKTWHQKWQHSSPDSKNGRVRRHPKPL; translated from the exons ATCTGCTGAAATCCAACAGCTCTCGCCTTTTGCTGGCCTCAGGGGATGAGCTGAATTTCCAAGCCCTCCTACTGGATGAGGACAGAGCCTGGCTGATGGTAGGAGCAAAAAACCACATCTTCCTGCTCCACCTGGACCACCCCAGCAGAGAGCCCGAGAAG ATTTTCTGGCCAGCCTCCAGGGAGCAGGTGGAACACTGCCAGCTGGCGGGGAAGAACGTGGAG ACGGAGTGTGCCAACTTCATCCGCCTCCTCCAACCCTTCAACAGGAGCCATGTGTTTGCCTGTGGGACCGGTTCCTACCAACCCGTCTGTGCCTTCATCCAGCTGGGAGCCAGGGGGAAG GGCCCCGGGGCTCCCACCATGCATCTAGTGACCCACTCCTTGGAATCGGGGCGAGGACGGTGCCCATACAGCCCTCACGAACCCTTCACAGGACTCCTCATTG aCAGGGAGCTCTATTCAGGCACCTCCAGTGACTTCATGGGCAGCAGCGCTGCCTTCTTCCGCACCTGGGTCCACGGGGCTGAGCAGAGCTACATCCGGACAGAGCAGAACCAGGACCACTGGCTACATG AGCCCGCATTTGTTGGTGCCTATGCCATCCCTGATACCTACAACCCACACGATGACAAGGTCTACATCTTCTTCCGTGAGACAGCCATGGAAGCTGGGCAGTGGGAGAGGAGGCACATCCATGCCAGGGTGGCACGGGTCTGCAAG AACGACGTCGGAGGGAAGCGGAGCCTCATCAACCGCTGGAGCACGTTCCTCAAGGCCCGTCTGGTGTGCTCCATCCCCGGGCCCCAGGGCACTGAGACCCATTTTGATCAGCTCG AGGATGTTTTCCTCCTGCGCACCCGGGACCCTCAGAACCCCCTCGTCTTTGGTCTCTTCACGGTCTCTAG TGGTGTCTTCAGTGGCTCTGCCGTCTGCATCTACTCCATGGCTGCTGTGAGAGCTGCCTTCAGTGGCCCCTTTGCTCACAAGGAGGGCTTTGACTACCGCTGGGTAGAATACAAGGGTCGCGTCCCCTATCCTCGTCCCGGCACG TGCCCCAGCGAGACGTACGACCCCCTGCTGAGGTCCACCAAGGACTTCCCAGACGAGGTGATCAGCTTCATGCGCAGCCATCAGCTGATGTGGGAGCCCGTGTACCCGCAGGGCCGCCAGCCCGTCCTGGTCAGGGTCAATGTCCCTTATcggctgcagaggctgctggtgcACAGGCTGGAAATGGAAAGCCGGCACTACGACGTGCTCTTCCTCGGCACAG ATGAAGGTAAAGTCCTGAAGGTGGGGCTGGCCGGTGGGGCGAGCCGCGGCACGGAAGTGATCAGCCTGGAGGAGATCAGTGTCACCAAG GTGCCTTCTCCCATTCTGGACATGAAGTTATCACCAAAGCGG CAGGAGTTGTTTGTGAGCAGCACCCATGGactgctccagctctccctgtaCCGCTGTGAGCTCTACGGCAAAACCTGCACTGACTGCTGCCTGGCCAGGGACCCGTACTGCACCTGGGACAGCAGGACCTGTGCCCCTCAGCTGCTCACGGAGAAGAG ACGTGCCCGCTGCCAGGATGTGCTGAACTCTGACCCACTCAGCCAGTGCCAGGACACCACAGAGG GGATCGCTGCGATGGAGAAGCTTGTTTTTGGGGTGGAGAAGAATTCAACTTTCCTTGAGTGCCTGGCACGGTCCCCACAGACAACTGTCCGGTGGCTGGTGCAGCACGGGGAGGAGATGGGTCTGAGTGAG ATCAGGAACAATGGCCACTTCTCAGTGCTGGAGCAAGGACTGCTGATCCGCCAGCTGTCAAGGGAGGACGTGGGCACCTATGAGTGCCAGGCGGTGGAGCGCTCCTTCTCCCGGCCCCTCACCCGGTACAGCCTCAGAGTCATCAGGCACGAAGCCACAGAGGTGCCATCTTACAAATGGAGCaaaggggctgagctgggagggacCCACCAGAGCCCCCGGCCCCGAATTGACCTGCACCCGGGATACAAGGGCTTCCCACGGGCCCTGGGGGCACCGGGCACCAGCCTGGACGCCTACTGCAACGCCCTGCGGCACCAGGAAAGGCAGCGGCAGAAAACCTGGCACCAGAAGTGGCAGCACTCATCCCCAGACAGCAAGAACGGCCGTGTGCGGAGGCACCCCAAGCCCCTGTGA
- the RAD54L2 gene encoding helicase ARIP4 isoform X2, with translation MLLLDESQQFPDQPQEAVFSSDHVEHTEDGEWQRSTSTTSSQSERAERLLQNQHKSLASEDTKKKRAQKPSHMRRNIRKLLREDQLEAVTKVAQQEELERRKRLEQQRKDYPATIPTVPLELLPEDIVFRTAEATQLPPQVLAEEVICLDSTSSGSEDDTKGKNSIKDEVIELSSGEDDALQIVDSSDSGNEGEEDGSEESSGSHVNDALNQSDALGQVIVNINHPPNEEDIFLAPQLAHAVKPHQIGGIRFLYDNLVESLERFKTSSGFGCILAHSMGLGKTIQVISFLDVLFRHTEAKTVLAIVPVNTLQNWLAEFNMWLPAPENLPADYNSKEVQPRTFKVHILNDEHKTTAARAKVVNDWVIEGGVLLMGYEMYRLLSLKKSFATGRKKKTKKQTGPVIIDLDEEDRQQELLKGIEKALSRPGPDVVICDEGHRIKNCHASTSQALKNIRSRRRVVLTGYPLQNNLIEYWCMVDFVRPDFLGSRQEFSNMFERPILNGQCIDSTPQDVRLMRYRSHVLHSLLEGFVQRRGHNVLKVQLPSKEEHVILVRLSKIQRALYTEFMNRFRDAGNSGWLGLNPLKAFCVCCKIWNHPDVLYEALQKENLANEQDLDVDDLGTASTNSRCQPQGIKVKTESNALASPVGEATNSKFLQSVGFNPFQERANQVVTYEWAKDILCDYQTGVLENSPKMVLLFHLIEESVKLGDKILVFSQSLSTLSVIEEFLAKRPMPSPPGSDGGVHNWVRNISYYRLDGSTSASERERLINQFNDPSNTSVWLFLLSTRAGCLGVNLIGANRVVVFDASWNPCHDAQAVCRVYRYGQKKPCHIYRLVSDYTLEKKIYDRQISKQGMSDRVVDDLNPVLNFTRREVENLLHFVEEESDPAQLSLNPTKMKESVLQLACLKYPHLITKEPFQHESLLIDRKEHKLTKAEKKAAKKSYEEEKRASVPYTRPSYAQYYPASDQSLTSIPAFSQRNWRPALKGEDKPVASVRPVQSTPIPMMPRHVPMGSAGSTSSSNPAVNFPINYLQRAGVFVQKIVTTTDIVIPGTNTSTDVQARISAGESIHIIRGTKGTYIRTSDGRIFAIRTTGKPKGNEDRRTAASGSQSSSLESTSNGRHSASSPQLPSAEELTRPISPDSPEIISELQQYAEAAAARESRHSSPSANTTQAHPAHTDSAPGLAARGAEQRVGIHCMAPSVSSALPATSQHVDAHSVLDLRGNKRKSTSPSAPEEQARRQQKKRQLPSSVQPYEHGYPVSGGFAMPPVSLNHNLTHPFASQPGNSLYVGTGSSYYQLPNLLPDPHLVFPVTTDPLLTAGTASSSAATSATASVPSFMLNPSLAGVLPNYSLPFTQSLLPEPRMFAPFPAPVLPSSLPRSMASAYPGYMSPHSGYPAGGLLRSQVPQFEPQEVPEVGCSSNDEDKDDDVIEITGK, from the exons AGGACATTGTTTTCAGAACAGCAGAGGCTACCCAGCTCCCCCCTCAGGTTCTGGCTGAGGAAGTGATCTGCCTGGACAGTACCAGCAGTGGCAGTGAAGATGatactaaaggaaaaaatagtattaaaGATG AAGTGATTGAACTGAGTTCGGGAGAGGATGATGCCCTCCAAATTGTGGACAGCAGTGATTCTGGCAATGAAGGGGAGGAGGATGGCAGTGAAGAGAGCAGTGGCTCTCATGTGAATGATGCCTTAAATCAGTCAGATGCTCTGGGGCAAGTCATTGTCAACATCAATCATCCACCAAATGAGGAGGACATTTTCCTGGCTCCCCAGCTTGCACATGCAGTAAAACCCCATCAG ATTGGTGGGATCCGATTCCTTTATGACAACTTGGTCGAGTCCTTGGAGAGATTTAAAACCAGCAGTGGGTTTGGGTGTATTTTAGCACACAGCATGGGCCTGGGCAAGACCATACAGGTCATCTCTTTCTTGGATGTACTTTTTCGGCACACAGAAGCAAAGACTGTTCTTGCCATTGTACCT GTGAATACGCTCCAAAACTGGCTAGCAGAGTTCAACATGTGGCTCCCAGCACCTGAAAACCTTCCTGCTGATTATAACTCCAAAGAGGTCCAGCCACGCACCTTCAAAGTCCACATCCTGAATGATGAACACAA GACAACAGCTGCACGTGCAAAGGTGGTGAATGACTGGGTGATAGAGGGTGGTGTGCTGCTGATGGGATATGAGATGTATCGTCTCCTCTCACTGAAGAAGTCCTTTGCCACtggcaggaagaagaaaacaaagaaacaaactggCCCTGTCATTATTGACTTGGATGAGGAAGACCGGCAGCAAGAGCTCCTGAAAG GGATTGAGAAAGCCTTGTCTCGCCCTGGCCCAGATGTGGTTATTTGTGATGAGGGACACCGGATAAAGAACTGCCATGCCAGCACTTCACAGGCCCTGAAGAACATCCGCTCCCGCCGGCGGGTGGTGCTGACTGGCTACCCGCTCCAGAACAACCTCATTGAGTATTGGTGCATGGTAGACTTTGTCCGACCTGACTTCCTAGGCTCACGGCAGGAATTCAGCAACATGTTTGAGCGCCCCATCCTGAACGGGCAGTGTATTGACAGCACCCCTCAAGATGTCCGCCTCATGAGGTATCGCAGCCATGTCCTGCATAGCCTGCTGGAAGGCTTTGTGCAGCG GCGAGGTCACAACGTGCTGAAGGTTCAGCTCCCATCCAAGGAAGAACACGTCATCCTGGTGCGCCTGTCAAAGATCCAGCGGGCCCTTTATACCGAATTCATGAACCGGTTCCGAGATGCAGGCAACAGTGGCTGGCTGGGACTGAACCCACTCAaagctttctgtgtttgttGTAAG ATTTGGAACCATCCAGATGTGTTGTATGAAGCTCTGCAAAAGGAGAATCTGGCAAATGAGCAGGATTTGGATGTGGATGACCTTGGCACAGCAAGTACTAATTCCCGCTGCCAGCCTCAGGGGATTAAAGTTAAAACAGAAAGTAATGCTTTGGCATCACCAGTTGGAGAAGCTACCAATAGCAAGTTCCTCCAAAGTGTTGGCTTCAACCCCTTTCAGGAGAGAGCAAATCAGGTCGTTACTTATGAGTGG GCCAAAGACATCTTGTGTGATTACCAGACAGGAGTCTTGGAGAACTCGCCCAAGATGGTGTTACTGTTTCACCTAATTGAGGAAAGTGTGAAACTTGGAGACAAGATCTTGGTCTTCAG CCAGAGCTTGTCTACGTTATCTGTCATTGAAGAGTTTTTGGCAAAGAGACCAATGCCAAGTCCTCCAGGCTCAGATGGAGGAGTTCACAACTGGGTCCGAAACATCAGCTATTACA gaCTGGATGGCAGCACCTCTGCCTCGGAAAGGGAACGACTGATTAACCAGTTCAATGACCCCAGCAACACCTCTGTTTGGCTCTTCCTTTTGTCCACACG TGCTGGGTGTTTGGGTGTCAACCTCATTGGAGCAAACAGAGTGGTGGTGTTTGATGCTTCTTGGAACCCGTGCCATGATGCCCAGGCCGTGTGCCGAGTGTACCGCTATGGGCAGAAGAAGCCGTGCCACATCTACAGACTGGTTTCTGATTACACCCTTGAGAAGAAGATCTATGACCGTCAGATCTCCAAGCAGGGCATGTCAG ACCGGGTGGTGGATGATCTGAACCCAGTGCTGAACTTCACCCGACGGGAGGTGGAGAACCTGCTACATTTTGTGGAAGAGGAATCTGATCCTGCTCAGCTCTCCCTGAATCCAACCAAGATGAAGGAATCTGTTCTACAATTAGCCTGTCTCAAGTATCCTCACCTCATCACCAAG GAGCCTTTTCAGCATGAGTCACTGCTGATCGACCGGAAGGAGCACAAGCTGAccaaggcagagaagaaagcagCCAAGAAGAGCTATGAGGAGGAAAAGCGAGCATCCGTCCCCTACACCCGGCCGTCCTACGCACAGTATTACCCAGCCAGTGACCAGAGCCTGACGAGCATCCCTGCCTTTAGCCAGAGGAACTG GCGACCAGCCCTCAAGGGTGAGGACAAGCCGGTGGCAAGCGTTCGCCCAGTCCAATCCACCCCCATTCCTATGATGCCCCGGCATGTCCCCATGGGCAGTGCAGGATCCACCTCAAGTTCCAACCCTGCTGTCAACTTCCCCATCAACTATCTACAGCGAGCTGGTGTCTTTGTGCAGAAGATTGTCACCACCACAG ATATTGTGATTCCGGGTACAAACACATCTACTGATGTACAGGCCAGAATCAGTGCTGGCGAGAGCATCCACATCATTCGAGGGACAAAAG GGACTTATATCCGGACCAGTGACGGGCGAATTTTTGCTATCCGGACCACTGGGAAGCCAAAGGGCAATGAGGACCGTCGGACAGCTGCCTCAG GCTCCCAGAGCTCCTCACTGGAGTCCACAAGCAACGGCAGACACAGTGCCTCATCACCACAGCTCCCCAGCGCGGAGGAGCTCACTCGGCCCATATCCCCTGACAGCCCCGAGATCATCAGCGAGCTGCAGCAGTACGCGGAGGCAGCGGCTGCCCGGGAGTCCCGGCACAGCTCTCCCAGCGCCAACACCACGCAGGCCCACCCCGCTCACACGGACAGCGCGCCTGGCCTGGCAGCCCGAGGAGCCGAGCAGCGTGTGGGGATTCACTGCATGGCTCCCTCTGTGTCTTCAGCCCTGCCAGCCACCAGCCAGCACGTCGATGCCCACTCAGTGTTGGACTTACGGGGCAACAAGCGCAAGTCGACCTCGCCGTCGGCTCCGGAGGAGCAGGCCCGCAGGCAGCAGAAGAAGCGCCAGCTGCCATCGTCCGTGCAGCCCTACGAACACGGGTACCCTGTCTCTGGTGGGTTCGCCATGCCTCCTGTCTCTTTAAACCACAACCTAACCCATCCATTTGCCTCCCAACCAGGAAACTCCTTGTATGTGGGCACTGGCTCCTCTTATTACCAGCTGCCCAATTTACTCCCAGACCCTCATCTGGTGTTCCCTGTGACTACTGACCCTCTGCTGACAGCCGGCACCGCCAGCTCTTCTGCTGCTACCTCAGCCACCGCCAGCGTCCCCTCATTCATGCTAAACCCTTCTCTGGCAGGGGTGCTGCCCAATTACTCGCTTCCCTTCACGCAGTCACTCCTGCCCGAGCCCAGGATGTTTGCTCCTTTCCCAGCCCCCGTCTTGCCTAGCAGCCTTCCCAGGAGCATGGCATCTGCCTACCCTGGCTACATGTCCCCTCACTCGGGTTACCCGGCCGGGGGCCTCCTTCGGTCCCAGGTGCCTCAGTTTGAACCCCAGGAGGTCCCAGAGGTGGGATGCAGCTCTAATGACGAGGACAAAGACGATGATGTTATAGAGATCACAGGGAAATAA